The sequence below is a genomic window from Pongo abelii isolate AG06213 chromosome 15, NHGRI_mPonAbe1-v2.0_pri, whole genome shotgun sequence.
ACTCTAAAGTGACTGTAGCCAGTCACTCTCCTCCAATAGATCTCAGGGAGCCTCATGGGTCACTGTTCTTCCACCGCTTGGTCTCGGCGGGGGCCTCTGTGTGGCCACTGCTCCTGTGTAACATGCACACACGAGGTTGCTGTGGGTGAGCGTCATAGGGTCCCGGGGTACAGGGGACACCTACACCACCTCTTTCCAGCCCTGAGTCCTAAAAACATTGCACTACCTTGTTATTTCACAGGAACTCTTCCTGATGTGACGGCTTTGGAAGCAGCTGAACTCAGGGACTCATCTTTGGAGCAGGACTGTACCCTGAGGGCAGGGGGTGCTTTCTAAGAAcctgggaggatcccttgaaccacACAAATGGAAGTCATTTAACATCTGCTAGCCTCAACAGCCCCTTCTGAAGACAGCAAAAGAAAGGGCCGGGTCCCTGGATGTGTGGAGGCAGGACCTGGGACTCACGGACCTGCTTGCACTTCTGGCTTCTGAGAGAGCTCTGGGGTGGGGGTCGTGGATAAAAGCCTCTTTCTTTGGACAaatgtttgctttccacttttCCCCACCCTCTCACTTCACGTTCTCCACCTGAGTCTCATGGGTGGCCTCGAAAAGGCCTCTACAGCCGCCTCTCTATTGAGCAGGGAGGAGCTCTGCATTCTTGGGGCAATCAGGGTGAAGCCATCCCACCTGCAGGCTAGTTCCAGAACATTCATAGGAGGCCAGACCCAGAGGCCCCAGGCACAAGTCTCCCTCTTGGTCCCTTTCCAAATGGGGTTCTTTTCCAGCCAGCAGCAGCCTGTTTCCAGGTAAGTGGAAATGGGGGGTCTAGGACTACAGCCAAGATACTGTCTTGCTGCCAACCATAGcccgtgactgggggctgcatcaGGCAGGCTGGCGGCCTCCTCTGTCTTCTGCTCCTTTTGAAATGAGACAGGCCACTACATGTGAAGCACCTAGGACCCATATGCCACACACATCGCAGGTGACCACGTGAGCAGCACACACTCCTCAGCATCCACACTGACACACACGCCCTCATGTGAGCAATCACCCCTCTGCAAGCCCAACATCCAGATGCCCACACAGACCCCTGCTGACAGAGACAAGCCCACCATATACAAACAGCAAAGTGCACAGCAGAGTGGCCCCTGGCCGGGGAAGGGCCCAGGCAGCACTCACCGAGAGGAGGTGAAGAGAGACCCATTAACTCCTCCAAACGTGGACAGGGCAACAGAAATGGGCATGATCCAGGCCATGACTCCTAGGAGCTTCTCTCCAAAAGTCTGGGAGAGGAAACAAGGAGATAAGCAAAGGAGAGGTTACCACTCCCCGACCCCTTAGCTCTCACTTCACTCTGGGAAACCATTTCTGCCATCTCCACCCTTGCTAATTCTCTCTCGCCAAGCTTTTTAAGAGCCCTCACCCTCTCGAGGGTGGACCCCTACACAGGGGGGTTAATGCATGTTTTAGGCTAATTAACTGAAGGAGGTAGTACAcactggtaataataataatgaactaACACTTACTAATCTTGTTTTATGGGTGAGGAACTGAGTCACACAGTGATTAAGTAGCTTGCCTAAGATTACACACCCAGCGAGTGGAGGGGCCAGCATTGGAAGCCAGGTGGTGTGATCCAGGCCTTACATACATTATATGATTTCTCCAGCATAGGGAAGGGCACAGTCTTGTCAGGCAGATCTGTCAGGCAGATCCAGGCTCAAATCCTTGCCCTCCAGCTAGGAGCTGTGAGACCTTGAGCAAAGTTTATGATTTTTGAGCCTCCATTTCCCAACTGCAAAATAGGGATTAATCCAGAATCACAGGGTGAGAATTTATCAATTCATCAAAACAGATGAGTTGGGGGTAAAATAATAAGAATGAGCCCCTCCTTAGTCTGAGAAAGAAAAGGCTGTGAAGCTATAGATGAATCTTCATGTATTTAAGGACTATACAATGCAGGAGACCAGCCTTTTCTATATTCCCTGAGCCAGGTTTACAGCATATTACCGAGGAGAGATTGTTCAGAATAGAAGGCTGTTGGTCATAAGAACAGGCTGCCCCAGGAGATGGGAGGACCTCTTTCTTTACAGTCTTTTGAGATAAGGCCAGTGAAGAGACTGGCAGGGTGGGTGGTGGC
It includes:
- the C15H14orf119 gene encoding uncharacterized protein C14orf119 homolog isoform X2 encodes the protein MGGLEKASTAASLLSREELCILGAIRVKPSHLQASSRTFIGGQTQRPQAQVSLLVPFQMGFFSSQQQPVSRVWARTLSEEQNFSLRVKAEEQKRHYGNQERGGDLGQQLKHIETKKKTDFSGAAWMPSSWGTGTPV